In the genome of Globicephala melas chromosome 3, mGloMel1.2, whole genome shotgun sequence, one region contains:
- the SHROOM1 gene encoding protein Shroom1 isoform X3, which produces MEALGPGGDCASPASSTRSLDLRRLSARADSAYSSFSAASGGPEPRTPSPGTHQLPYLDWDYVRVVWGGPDPTAGLRTSPQPRPAAAARSGPRPPEIRGTPGPLSRQTTPLLYALAAEAEAAARAAEPPSPPASRAAYRQRLQGAQRRVLRETSFQRKELRMSLPARLRPAAPARPSAAHPRSALLSHPGGEAEPARPGAPAPVTAGRGRLANQQRQWCFSEPGKLDCVGRGGGLAGECSGEACSSSGLARPEPREWQQRTLAEFEGHQIRWLPATQPRSLEDPKPRSLRLSNAYRPAGRSQSASGEVLSPWGSPEGVMPIAQAVPQGAETPRPLFQTKLSRTRIFLPGPRGQCGVPASRFLTQKEVAVVCSAEGPQSSPSDWEHRASENCIVSARLPSLPDDEVFLEEAPLVRMRSPADSHAPLGLPNSVHASDGQYGAGLGQRADQAIIPSEQPLHEHPETAGADDCWQGVNGSVSVSRPTCCSPPGTANGDIATFDPTGLLTTDPPTAAETDPLKPLPCDALRPPGNDTLGPSDHTALAWGTGQTGSRSTWPSPRLEELVQELARLDPSLSDTLTSYPSPEPSLGLLDGLIPLAEVWAAMRPACGEAGEEAAGTSASSSYLLNSTQRLPASQEETRPENLTTYAVPDEPCGPGLPEPINSIQAKKVELADLLQKTLRELQAEQEQLQGAAQAWARRGAALEAAVGQACAPHELERFSRFMADLERVLGLLLLLGSRLDRVHRALARAGADGDPDEQPVGYVLPVPQRGRWSLETWVTCLRSLNE; this is translated from the exons ATGGAGGCTCTGGGTCCTGGAGGCGACTGCGCCTCGCCGGCCTCGTCCACTCGCAGCCTGGACCTGCGGCGGCTGTCCGCGCGCGCCGACTCGGCCTACAGCTCTTTCTCCGCCGCCTCTGGCGGTCCTGAGCCGCGCACACCGTCGCCGGGGACCCACCAACTTCCCTACCTGGACTGGGACTACGTGCGCGTGGTGTGGGGCGGCCCGGACCCCACCGCCGGGCTTCGCACCTCCCCGCAGCCCCGGCCCGCGGCCGCCGCACGCAGTGGGCCTCGTCCCCCCGAGATCCGGGGCACCCCGGGGCCGCTCAGCCGCCAGACCACCCCGTTGCTGTACGCGCTGGCGGCCGAGGCGGAGGCCGCGGCGCGGGCAGCCGAGCCGCCCAGTCCGCCCGCGTCGCGGGCCGCCTACCGCCAGCGGCTGCAGGGCGCGCAGCGGCGAGTGCTCCGGGAGACGTCCTTCCAGCGCAAGGAGCTCCGCATGAGCCTGCCCGCCCGTCTGCGGCCCGCGGCCCCCGCGCGGCCCTCCGCCGCGCACCCGCGCTCTGCCTTGCTCAGCCACCCCGGAGGGGAAGCGGAGCCGGCGCGCCCCGGGGCTCCCGCGCCGGTAACCGCCGGCAGGGGACGCCTCGCCAACCAGCAGCGGCAGTGGTGCTTCTCAGAGCCGGGAAAGCTGGATTGCGTGGGTCGGGGCGGTGGGTTGGCGGGGGAATGCTCGGGGGAGGCCTGCTCCAGCTCTGGCCTCGCCAGGCCGGAGCCCCGGGAATGGCAGCAGCGGACGCTGGCAGAGTTCGAAGGTCACCAGATCAGATGGCTGCCTGCGACCCAGCCCCGAAGCCTAGAGGACCCGAAACCCCGGTCCTTGAGGCTCAGCAATGCCTATAGGCCTGCTGGTCGGAGTCAGAGCGCTTCGGGGGAAGTCTTGTCCCCCTGGGGAAGTCCAGAAGGGGTCATGCCCATTGCCCAG GCTGTTCCCCAAGGAGCAGAAACCCCCAGACCATTGTTTCAGACCAAACTTTCCAG AACCAGAATCTTCCTTCCTGGTCCCCGTGGTCAGTGTGGGGTCCCTGCTTCCAGGTTCCTGACTCAGAAGGAAGTTGCAGTGGTGTGTTCTGCAGAGGGCCCCCAGAGCAGTCCCTCTGACTGGGAGCATAGGGCCTCAGAGAACTGCATTGTGTCTGCCCGGCTCCCATCCCTTCCTGATGATGAAGTTTTCCTGGAAGAAGCCCCGCTGGTCAGAATGAGATCACCTGCAGACTCCCATGCTCCCCTGGGGCTCCCAAACAG TGTCCATGCCTCTGACGGGCAGTATGGAGCTGGCTTGGGTCAGAGGGCTGACCAGGCTATAATCCCCTCAGAGCAGCCCCTCCATGAGCACCCGGAGACTGCAGGGGCGGATGACTGTTGGCAGGGGGTAAACGGTTCTGTGAGTGTCTCCAGACCTACATGCTGTAGTCCCCCTGGGACTGCAAATGGTGACATTGCAACCTTTGACCCCACTGGACTGCTGACCACTGATCCCCCCACAGCTGCAGAGACTGACCCCCTCAAACCTCTCCCATGTGATGCCCTGAGACCTCCAGGCAATGATACCCTGGGGCCTTCTGACCACACTGCCCTGGCTTGGGGCACTGGCCAGACTGGTTCCAGGTCAACATGGCCCAGTCCACGCCTCGAGGAGCTGGTTCAGGAGCTGGCCAGATTGGATCCCTCTCTGAGTGACACTCTTACCTCCTATCCCAGCCCAGAGCCATCCCTGGGCCTGCTGGATGGGCTGATTCCTTTAGCCGAGGTCTGGGCTGCAATGAGGCCAGCCTGTGGAGAGGCTGGAGAGGAAGCAGCTGGTACTTCTGCGTCAAG CTCTTACCTACTTAACTCCACCCAGCGCCTGCCAGCTTCTCAGGAGGAGACAAGGCCTGAAAACCTTACCACCTACGCTGTGCCTGACGAGCCATGCGGCCCGGGTCTCCCCGAGCCAATTAACAGCATCCAAGCCAAGAAA GTGGAGCTGGCGGACCTCCTTCAAAAGACGCTAAGGGAGCTTCAGGCCGAGCAGGAGCAGCTGCAGGGAGCGGCCCAGGCTTGGGCCAGGCGCGGGGCTGCCCTGGAGGCCGCGGTCGGCCAGGCCTGTGCACCCCACGAGCTCGAGCGGTTCAGCCGGTTCATGGCCGACCTAGAGCGCGTGCTTGGCCTCCTGCTCCTGCTGGGCAGTCGCCTGGACCGAGTGCACCGCGCCCTGGCCCGGGCGGGCGCAGACGGCGACCCTGACGAGCAG cctgTAGGATATGTACTGCCAGTTCCACAGAGAGGGAGATGGAGCTTGGAGACTTgggtgacttgcctaaggtcactaAATGAATAA
- the SHROOM1 gene encoding protein Shroom1 isoform X1, whose protein sequence is MEALGPGGDCASPASSTRSLDLRRLSARADSAYSSFSAASGGPEPRTPSPGTHQLPYLDWDYVRVVWGGPDPTAGLRTSPQPRPAAAARSGPRPPEIRGTPGPLSRQTTPLLYALAAEAEAAARAAEPPSPPASRAAYRQRLQGAQRRVLRETSFQRKELRMSLPARLRPAAPARPSAAHPRSALLSHPGGEAEPARPGAPAPVTAGRGRLANQQRQWCFSEPGKLDCVGRGGGLAGECSGEACSSSGLARPEPREWQQRTLAEFEGHQIRWLPATQPRSLEDPKPRSLRLSNAYRPAGRSQSASGEVLSPWGSPEGVMPIAQAVPQGAETPRPLFQTKLSRTRIFLPGPRGQCGVPASRFLTQKEVAVVCSAEGPQSSPSDWEHRASENCIVSARLPSLPDDEVFLEEAPLVRMRSPADSHAPLGLPNSVHASDGQYGAGLGQRADQAIIPSEQPLHEHPETAGADDCWQGVNGSVSVSRPTCCSPPGTANGDIATFDPTGLLTTDPPTAAETDPLKPLPCDALRPPGNDTLGPSDHTALAWGTGQTGSRSTWPSPRLEELVQELARLDPSLSDTLTSYPSPEPSLGLLDGLIPLAEVWAAMRPACGEAGEEAAGTSASSSYLLNSTQRLPASQEETRPENLTTYAVPDEPCGPGLPEPINSIQAKKVELADLLQKTLRELQAEQEQLQGAAQAWARRGAALEAAVGQACAPHELERFSRFMADLERVLGLLLLLGSRLDRVHRALARAGADGDPDEQASLLQRLGLLQRQQEDAKELKQHVARRERALREVLARALPADELRAYRALLVGKAAVLAQQRSLDERVRLLQDQLDTVRTDLGRRPATPRPAWPPGTRPPDKPPFPPPLI, encoded by the exons ATGGAGGCTCTGGGTCCTGGAGGCGACTGCGCCTCGCCGGCCTCGTCCACTCGCAGCCTGGACCTGCGGCGGCTGTCCGCGCGCGCCGACTCGGCCTACAGCTCTTTCTCCGCCGCCTCTGGCGGTCCTGAGCCGCGCACACCGTCGCCGGGGACCCACCAACTTCCCTACCTGGACTGGGACTACGTGCGCGTGGTGTGGGGCGGCCCGGACCCCACCGCCGGGCTTCGCACCTCCCCGCAGCCCCGGCCCGCGGCCGCCGCACGCAGTGGGCCTCGTCCCCCCGAGATCCGGGGCACCCCGGGGCCGCTCAGCCGCCAGACCACCCCGTTGCTGTACGCGCTGGCGGCCGAGGCGGAGGCCGCGGCGCGGGCAGCCGAGCCGCCCAGTCCGCCCGCGTCGCGGGCCGCCTACCGCCAGCGGCTGCAGGGCGCGCAGCGGCGAGTGCTCCGGGAGACGTCCTTCCAGCGCAAGGAGCTCCGCATGAGCCTGCCCGCCCGTCTGCGGCCCGCGGCCCCCGCGCGGCCCTCCGCCGCGCACCCGCGCTCTGCCTTGCTCAGCCACCCCGGAGGGGAAGCGGAGCCGGCGCGCCCCGGGGCTCCCGCGCCGGTAACCGCCGGCAGGGGACGCCTCGCCAACCAGCAGCGGCAGTGGTGCTTCTCAGAGCCGGGAAAGCTGGATTGCGTGGGTCGGGGCGGTGGGTTGGCGGGGGAATGCTCGGGGGAGGCCTGCTCCAGCTCTGGCCTCGCCAGGCCGGAGCCCCGGGAATGGCAGCAGCGGACGCTGGCAGAGTTCGAAGGTCACCAGATCAGATGGCTGCCTGCGACCCAGCCCCGAAGCCTAGAGGACCCGAAACCCCGGTCCTTGAGGCTCAGCAATGCCTATAGGCCTGCTGGTCGGAGTCAGAGCGCTTCGGGGGAAGTCTTGTCCCCCTGGGGAAGTCCAGAAGGGGTCATGCCCATTGCCCAG GCTGTTCCCCAAGGAGCAGAAACCCCCAGACCATTGTTTCAGACCAAACTTTCCAG AACCAGAATCTTCCTTCCTGGTCCCCGTGGTCAGTGTGGGGTCCCTGCTTCCAGGTTCCTGACTCAGAAGGAAGTTGCAGTGGTGTGTTCTGCAGAGGGCCCCCAGAGCAGTCCCTCTGACTGGGAGCATAGGGCCTCAGAGAACTGCATTGTGTCTGCCCGGCTCCCATCCCTTCCTGATGATGAAGTTTTCCTGGAAGAAGCCCCGCTGGTCAGAATGAGATCACCTGCAGACTCCCATGCTCCCCTGGGGCTCCCAAACAG TGTCCATGCCTCTGACGGGCAGTATGGAGCTGGCTTGGGTCAGAGGGCTGACCAGGCTATAATCCCCTCAGAGCAGCCCCTCCATGAGCACCCGGAGACTGCAGGGGCGGATGACTGTTGGCAGGGGGTAAACGGTTCTGTGAGTGTCTCCAGACCTACATGCTGTAGTCCCCCTGGGACTGCAAATGGTGACATTGCAACCTTTGACCCCACTGGACTGCTGACCACTGATCCCCCCACAGCTGCAGAGACTGACCCCCTCAAACCTCTCCCATGTGATGCCCTGAGACCTCCAGGCAATGATACCCTGGGGCCTTCTGACCACACTGCCCTGGCTTGGGGCACTGGCCAGACTGGTTCCAGGTCAACATGGCCCAGTCCACGCCTCGAGGAGCTGGTTCAGGAGCTGGCCAGATTGGATCCCTCTCTGAGTGACACTCTTACCTCCTATCCCAGCCCAGAGCCATCCCTGGGCCTGCTGGATGGGCTGATTCCTTTAGCCGAGGTCTGGGCTGCAATGAGGCCAGCCTGTGGAGAGGCTGGAGAGGAAGCAGCTGGTACTTCTGCGTCAAG CTCTTACCTACTTAACTCCACCCAGCGCCTGCCAGCTTCTCAGGAGGAGACAAGGCCTGAAAACCTTACCACCTACGCTGTGCCTGACGAGCCATGCGGCCCGGGTCTCCCCGAGCCAATTAACAGCATCCAAGCCAAGAAA GTGGAGCTGGCGGACCTCCTTCAAAAGACGCTAAGGGAGCTTCAGGCCGAGCAGGAGCAGCTGCAGGGAGCGGCCCAGGCTTGGGCCAGGCGCGGGGCTGCCCTGGAGGCCGCGGTCGGCCAGGCCTGTGCACCCCACGAGCTCGAGCGGTTCAGCCGGTTCATGGCCGACCTAGAGCGCGTGCTTGGCCTCCTGCTCCTGCTGGGCAGTCGCCTGGACCGAGTGCACCGCGCCCTGGCCCGGGCGGGCGCAGACGGCGACCCTGACGAGCAG GCCTCTCTGCTGCAGCGACTGGGGCTCCTGCAGCGGCAGCAGGAAGACGCCAAGGAGTTGAAGCAGCATGTGGCACGGCGCGAGCGGGCCCTGCGCGAGGTGCTGGCGCGCGCACTTCCCGCCGACGAACTGCGCGCCTATCGCGCCCTGTTGGTCGGCAAGGCCGCTGTCCTGGCCCAGCAGCGCAGCCTGGACGAGCGGGTCCGCCTCCTTCAGGACCAACTGGACACAGTCAGGACCGACCTTGGCCGTCGTCCTGCGACTCCCAGGCCGGCCTGGCCCCCAGGCACCCGTCCTCCGGATAAACcgcccttcccccctcccctcatctAG
- the SHROOM1 gene encoding protein Shroom1 isoform X2: MEALGPGGDCASPASSTRSLDLRRLSARADSAYSSFSAASGGPEPRTPSPGTHQLPYLDWDYVRVVWGGPDPTAGLRTSPQPRPAAAARSGPRPPEIRGTPGPLSRQTTPLLYALAAEAEAAARAAEPPSPPASRAAYRQRLQGAQRRVLRETSFQRKELRMSLPARLRPAAPARPSAAHPRSALLSHPGGEAEPARPGAPAPVTAGRGRLANQQRQWCFSEPGKLDCVGRGGGLAGECSGEACSSSGLARPEPREWQQRTLAEFEGHQIRWLPATQPRSLEDPKPRSLRLSNAYRPAGRSQSASGEVLSPWGSPEGVMPIAQAVPQGAETPRPLFQTKLSRFLTQKEVAVVCSAEGPQSSPSDWEHRASENCIVSARLPSLPDDEVFLEEAPLVRMRSPADSHAPLGLPNSVHASDGQYGAGLGQRADQAIIPSEQPLHEHPETAGADDCWQGVNGSVSVSRPTCCSPPGTANGDIATFDPTGLLTTDPPTAAETDPLKPLPCDALRPPGNDTLGPSDHTALAWGTGQTGSRSTWPSPRLEELVQELARLDPSLSDTLTSYPSPEPSLGLLDGLIPLAEVWAAMRPACGEAGEEAAGTSASSSYLLNSTQRLPASQEETRPENLTTYAVPDEPCGPGLPEPINSIQAKKVELADLLQKTLRELQAEQEQLQGAAQAWARRGAALEAAVGQACAPHELERFSRFMADLERVLGLLLLLGSRLDRVHRALARAGADGDPDEQASLLQRLGLLQRQQEDAKELKQHVARRERALREVLARALPADELRAYRALLVGKAAVLAQQRSLDERVRLLQDQLDTVRTDLGRRPATPRPAWPPGTRPPDKPPFPPPLI, encoded by the exons ATGGAGGCTCTGGGTCCTGGAGGCGACTGCGCCTCGCCGGCCTCGTCCACTCGCAGCCTGGACCTGCGGCGGCTGTCCGCGCGCGCCGACTCGGCCTACAGCTCTTTCTCCGCCGCCTCTGGCGGTCCTGAGCCGCGCACACCGTCGCCGGGGACCCACCAACTTCCCTACCTGGACTGGGACTACGTGCGCGTGGTGTGGGGCGGCCCGGACCCCACCGCCGGGCTTCGCACCTCCCCGCAGCCCCGGCCCGCGGCCGCCGCACGCAGTGGGCCTCGTCCCCCCGAGATCCGGGGCACCCCGGGGCCGCTCAGCCGCCAGACCACCCCGTTGCTGTACGCGCTGGCGGCCGAGGCGGAGGCCGCGGCGCGGGCAGCCGAGCCGCCCAGTCCGCCCGCGTCGCGGGCCGCCTACCGCCAGCGGCTGCAGGGCGCGCAGCGGCGAGTGCTCCGGGAGACGTCCTTCCAGCGCAAGGAGCTCCGCATGAGCCTGCCCGCCCGTCTGCGGCCCGCGGCCCCCGCGCGGCCCTCCGCCGCGCACCCGCGCTCTGCCTTGCTCAGCCACCCCGGAGGGGAAGCGGAGCCGGCGCGCCCCGGGGCTCCCGCGCCGGTAACCGCCGGCAGGGGACGCCTCGCCAACCAGCAGCGGCAGTGGTGCTTCTCAGAGCCGGGAAAGCTGGATTGCGTGGGTCGGGGCGGTGGGTTGGCGGGGGAATGCTCGGGGGAGGCCTGCTCCAGCTCTGGCCTCGCCAGGCCGGAGCCCCGGGAATGGCAGCAGCGGACGCTGGCAGAGTTCGAAGGTCACCAGATCAGATGGCTGCCTGCGACCCAGCCCCGAAGCCTAGAGGACCCGAAACCCCGGTCCTTGAGGCTCAGCAATGCCTATAGGCCTGCTGGTCGGAGTCAGAGCGCTTCGGGGGAAGTCTTGTCCCCCTGGGGAAGTCCAGAAGGGGTCATGCCCATTGCCCAG GCTGTTCCCCAAGGAGCAGAAACCCCCAGACCATTGTTTCAGACCAAACTTTCCAG GTTCCTGACTCAGAAGGAAGTTGCAGTGGTGTGTTCTGCAGAGGGCCCCCAGAGCAGTCCCTCTGACTGGGAGCATAGGGCCTCAGAGAACTGCATTGTGTCTGCCCGGCTCCCATCCCTTCCTGATGATGAAGTTTTCCTGGAAGAAGCCCCGCTGGTCAGAATGAGATCACCTGCAGACTCCCATGCTCCCCTGGGGCTCCCAAACAG TGTCCATGCCTCTGACGGGCAGTATGGAGCTGGCTTGGGTCAGAGGGCTGACCAGGCTATAATCCCCTCAGAGCAGCCCCTCCATGAGCACCCGGAGACTGCAGGGGCGGATGACTGTTGGCAGGGGGTAAACGGTTCTGTGAGTGTCTCCAGACCTACATGCTGTAGTCCCCCTGGGACTGCAAATGGTGACATTGCAACCTTTGACCCCACTGGACTGCTGACCACTGATCCCCCCACAGCTGCAGAGACTGACCCCCTCAAACCTCTCCCATGTGATGCCCTGAGACCTCCAGGCAATGATACCCTGGGGCCTTCTGACCACACTGCCCTGGCTTGGGGCACTGGCCAGACTGGTTCCAGGTCAACATGGCCCAGTCCACGCCTCGAGGAGCTGGTTCAGGAGCTGGCCAGATTGGATCCCTCTCTGAGTGACACTCTTACCTCCTATCCCAGCCCAGAGCCATCCCTGGGCCTGCTGGATGGGCTGATTCCTTTAGCCGAGGTCTGGGCTGCAATGAGGCCAGCCTGTGGAGAGGCTGGAGAGGAAGCAGCTGGTACTTCTGCGTCAAG CTCTTACCTACTTAACTCCACCCAGCGCCTGCCAGCTTCTCAGGAGGAGACAAGGCCTGAAAACCTTACCACCTACGCTGTGCCTGACGAGCCATGCGGCCCGGGTCTCCCCGAGCCAATTAACAGCATCCAAGCCAAGAAA GTGGAGCTGGCGGACCTCCTTCAAAAGACGCTAAGGGAGCTTCAGGCCGAGCAGGAGCAGCTGCAGGGAGCGGCCCAGGCTTGGGCCAGGCGCGGGGCTGCCCTGGAGGCCGCGGTCGGCCAGGCCTGTGCACCCCACGAGCTCGAGCGGTTCAGCCGGTTCATGGCCGACCTAGAGCGCGTGCTTGGCCTCCTGCTCCTGCTGGGCAGTCGCCTGGACCGAGTGCACCGCGCCCTGGCCCGGGCGGGCGCAGACGGCGACCCTGACGAGCAG GCCTCTCTGCTGCAGCGACTGGGGCTCCTGCAGCGGCAGCAGGAAGACGCCAAGGAGTTGAAGCAGCATGTGGCACGGCGCGAGCGGGCCCTGCGCGAGGTGCTGGCGCGCGCACTTCCCGCCGACGAACTGCGCGCCTATCGCGCCCTGTTGGTCGGCAAGGCCGCTGTCCTGGCCCAGCAGCGCAGCCTGGACGAGCGGGTCCGCCTCCTTCAGGACCAACTGGACACAGTCAGGACCGACCTTGGCCGTCGTCCTGCGACTCCCAGGCCGGCCTGGCCCCCAGGCACCCGTCCTCCGGATAAACcgcccttcccccctcccctcatctAG
- the SHROOM1 gene encoding protein Shroom1 isoform X4 — protein MEALGPGGDCASPASSTRSLDLRRLSARADSAYSSFSAASGGPEPRTPSPGTHQLPYLDWDYVRVVWGGPDPTAGLRTSPQPRPAAAARSGPRPPEIRGTPGPLSRQTTPLLYALAAEAEAAARAAEPPSPPASRAAYRQRLQGAQRRVLRETSFQRKELRMSLPARLRPAAPARPSAAHPRSALLSHPGGEAEPARPGAPAPVTAGRGRLANQQRQWCFSEPGKLDCVGRGGGLAGECSGEACSSSGLARPEPREWQQRTLAEFEGHQIRWLPATQPRSLEDPKPRSLRLSNAYRPAGRSQSASGEVLSPWGSPEGVMPIAQAVPQGAETPRPLFQTKLSSVHASDGQYGAGLGQRADQAIIPSEQPLHEHPETAGADDCWQGVNGSVSVSRPTCCSPPGTANGDIATFDPTGLLTTDPPTAAETDPLKPLPCDALRPPGNDTLGPSDHTALAWGTGQTGSRSTWPSPRLEELVQELARLDPSLSDTLTSYPSPEPSLGLLDGLIPLAEVWAAMRPACGEAGEEAAGTSASSSYLLNSTQRLPASQEETRPENLTTYAVPDEPCGPGLPEPINSIQAKKVELADLLQKTLRELQAEQEQLQGAAQAWARRGAALEAAVGQACAPHELERFSRFMADLERVLGLLLLLGSRLDRVHRALARAGADGDPDEQASLLQRLGLLQRQQEDAKELKQHVARRERALREVLARALPADELRAYRALLVGKAAVLAQQRSLDERVRLLQDQLDTVRTDLGRRPATPRPAWPPGTRPPDKPPFPPPLI, from the exons ATGGAGGCTCTGGGTCCTGGAGGCGACTGCGCCTCGCCGGCCTCGTCCACTCGCAGCCTGGACCTGCGGCGGCTGTCCGCGCGCGCCGACTCGGCCTACAGCTCTTTCTCCGCCGCCTCTGGCGGTCCTGAGCCGCGCACACCGTCGCCGGGGACCCACCAACTTCCCTACCTGGACTGGGACTACGTGCGCGTGGTGTGGGGCGGCCCGGACCCCACCGCCGGGCTTCGCACCTCCCCGCAGCCCCGGCCCGCGGCCGCCGCACGCAGTGGGCCTCGTCCCCCCGAGATCCGGGGCACCCCGGGGCCGCTCAGCCGCCAGACCACCCCGTTGCTGTACGCGCTGGCGGCCGAGGCGGAGGCCGCGGCGCGGGCAGCCGAGCCGCCCAGTCCGCCCGCGTCGCGGGCCGCCTACCGCCAGCGGCTGCAGGGCGCGCAGCGGCGAGTGCTCCGGGAGACGTCCTTCCAGCGCAAGGAGCTCCGCATGAGCCTGCCCGCCCGTCTGCGGCCCGCGGCCCCCGCGCGGCCCTCCGCCGCGCACCCGCGCTCTGCCTTGCTCAGCCACCCCGGAGGGGAAGCGGAGCCGGCGCGCCCCGGGGCTCCCGCGCCGGTAACCGCCGGCAGGGGACGCCTCGCCAACCAGCAGCGGCAGTGGTGCTTCTCAGAGCCGGGAAAGCTGGATTGCGTGGGTCGGGGCGGTGGGTTGGCGGGGGAATGCTCGGGGGAGGCCTGCTCCAGCTCTGGCCTCGCCAGGCCGGAGCCCCGGGAATGGCAGCAGCGGACGCTGGCAGAGTTCGAAGGTCACCAGATCAGATGGCTGCCTGCGACCCAGCCCCGAAGCCTAGAGGACCCGAAACCCCGGTCCTTGAGGCTCAGCAATGCCTATAGGCCTGCTGGTCGGAGTCAGAGCGCTTCGGGGGAAGTCTTGTCCCCCTGGGGAAGTCCAGAAGGGGTCATGCCCATTGCCCAG GCTGTTCCCCAAGGAGCAGAAACCCCCAGACCATTGTTTCAGACCAAACTTTCCAG TGTCCATGCCTCTGACGGGCAGTATGGAGCTGGCTTGGGTCAGAGGGCTGACCAGGCTATAATCCCCTCAGAGCAGCCCCTCCATGAGCACCCGGAGACTGCAGGGGCGGATGACTGTTGGCAGGGGGTAAACGGTTCTGTGAGTGTCTCCAGACCTACATGCTGTAGTCCCCCTGGGACTGCAAATGGTGACATTGCAACCTTTGACCCCACTGGACTGCTGACCACTGATCCCCCCACAGCTGCAGAGACTGACCCCCTCAAACCTCTCCCATGTGATGCCCTGAGACCTCCAGGCAATGATACCCTGGGGCCTTCTGACCACACTGCCCTGGCTTGGGGCACTGGCCAGACTGGTTCCAGGTCAACATGGCCCAGTCCACGCCTCGAGGAGCTGGTTCAGGAGCTGGCCAGATTGGATCCCTCTCTGAGTGACACTCTTACCTCCTATCCCAGCCCAGAGCCATCCCTGGGCCTGCTGGATGGGCTGATTCCTTTAGCCGAGGTCTGGGCTGCAATGAGGCCAGCCTGTGGAGAGGCTGGAGAGGAAGCAGCTGGTACTTCTGCGTCAAG CTCTTACCTACTTAACTCCACCCAGCGCCTGCCAGCTTCTCAGGAGGAGACAAGGCCTGAAAACCTTACCACCTACGCTGTGCCTGACGAGCCATGCGGCCCGGGTCTCCCCGAGCCAATTAACAGCATCCAAGCCAAGAAA GTGGAGCTGGCGGACCTCCTTCAAAAGACGCTAAGGGAGCTTCAGGCCGAGCAGGAGCAGCTGCAGGGAGCGGCCCAGGCTTGGGCCAGGCGCGGGGCTGCCCTGGAGGCCGCGGTCGGCCAGGCCTGTGCACCCCACGAGCTCGAGCGGTTCAGCCGGTTCATGGCCGACCTAGAGCGCGTGCTTGGCCTCCTGCTCCTGCTGGGCAGTCGCCTGGACCGAGTGCACCGCGCCCTGGCCCGGGCGGGCGCAGACGGCGACCCTGACGAGCAG GCCTCTCTGCTGCAGCGACTGGGGCTCCTGCAGCGGCAGCAGGAAGACGCCAAGGAGTTGAAGCAGCATGTGGCACGGCGCGAGCGGGCCCTGCGCGAGGTGCTGGCGCGCGCACTTCCCGCCGACGAACTGCGCGCCTATCGCGCCCTGTTGGTCGGCAAGGCCGCTGTCCTGGCCCAGCAGCGCAGCCTGGACGAGCGGGTCCGCCTCCTTCAGGACCAACTGGACACAGTCAGGACCGACCTTGGCCGTCGTCCTGCGACTCCCAGGCCGGCCTGGCCCCCAGGCACCCGTCCTCCGGATAAACcgcccttcccccctcccctcatctAG